In a genomic window of Mesorhizobium sp. J428:
- a CDS encoding ABC transporter substrate-binding protein produces MNWILKGALSVTLLVAGAVGAMAEPGVTDDKVVLGAVDPLTGPPSLLGKAHRLALQVWQDDVNARGGINGRKVEIVFEDDGYVPARSLQALKKMVEVDDIFGLIGTSGSAQLAAMMPMINELGIPTLNNMAVNSHHFNPPLNPLFVVGPTYCQEIAAGMTYLVEELGLKDGKYAIAFQDDEFGDDVRCGYLEGVKKYGLNNVLELEFKRGQKDFSAEMLRARAAGVTVLVSGGVVAEHSIMLKEAAKNRMDITFLGAHSAHLTPVQALAGSAGDGYYAADYVPALTSLEVPGVAKFMELANTYLSEDERNSLNRYSLAGYAGALIFEHAMAECGADLTRACVIEKLEGLDGFETDGLLGPVTYGKGNRHAPTAAIVLQSNADKKDFTIVSERMEIE; encoded by the coding sequence ATGAACTGGATTTTGAAAGGGGCGCTTTCAGTCACCCTCCTGGTGGCCGGAGCCGTCGGTGCAATGGCGGAACCCGGCGTCACCGACGACAAGGTCGTATTGGGTGCCGTGGACCCGCTGACAGGCCCGCCCAGCCTGCTGGGCAAGGCGCACAGGCTGGCGCTGCAAGTCTGGCAGGATGACGTGAATGCCCGTGGCGGCATCAACGGCCGCAAGGTCGAAATCGTGTTCGAGGATGACGGATACGTCCCGGCACGCTCGCTTCAGGCGCTGAAGAAGATGGTTGAGGTCGATGACATCTTCGGGCTGATCGGCACCTCCGGCAGCGCGCAGCTGGCGGCTATGATGCCCATGATCAACGAGCTCGGCATCCCGACACTCAACAACATGGCGGTGAACTCGCACCATTTCAACCCGCCGTTGAACCCGTTGTTCGTGGTCGGACCAACCTATTGCCAGGAAATTGCCGCCGGCATGACTTACCTCGTCGAAGAACTGGGTCTGAAAGATGGCAAATACGCGATCGCCTTTCAGGATGATGAATTTGGCGACGACGTGCGCTGCGGCTATCTCGAAGGGGTCAAGAAATACGGGCTCAACAATGTTCTGGAGCTGGAATTCAAGCGCGGCCAGAAGGATTTCTCGGCCGAAATGCTACGGGCACGGGCCGCAGGCGTGACCGTGCTGGTATCCGGCGGCGTCGTTGCCGAACACTCGATTATGCTGAAGGAAGCCGCCAAGAACCGGATGGATATCACGTTCCTCGGCGCCCATTCCGCGCATCTGACCCCGGTTCAGGCGTTGGCTGGCAGTGCAGGTGACGGCTATTATGCGGCGGACTATGTGCCCGCGCTGACCTCGCTTGAGGTTCCAGGTGTGGCGAAGTTCATGGAACTGGCCAACACATACCTCAGCGAGGACGAACGAAATTCGCTGAACCGGTACTCGCTGGCGGGCTATGCCGGGGCGCTGATTTTCGAGCACGCGATGGCCGAATGCGGCGCTGACCTGACCCGGGCCTGCGTGATTGAAAAACTGGAAGGTCTGGACGGGTTCGAAACCGATGGCCTGCTGGGGCCCGTCACCTATGGTAAAGGTAACCGTCACGCGCCCACGGCGGCGATCGTTCTGCAGTCCAACGCGGACAAGAAGGACTTCACCATCGTGTCCGAGCGTATGGAAATCGAATGA
- a CDS encoding branched-chain amino acid ABC transporter permease — MRTGVFQESYGELISLIRNPTQAYWTWALVIMSLAAPFVLSNHVTSLVNGMLITAIGVIGLNLLTGTTGLISFGQAGFLAVGGYTAAILSADYNMPLWLCLPAGALAAGAFGLLVGIPSLRLKGLYLAITTLAFTIIITHVILSAESITHGSSGISTPKPAIFGMVLDTDKSFYYLILAVLTLAVLGSANIKRSRIGRAFLAIREQDIAARAMGVPVARYKLYAFVVSSSYAGVAGALMVYHIRFVNVDSFSLVISIEAVSMIIVGGLGSTAGAVIGVVFVVGLAELLNYAFSSLGGTLGSLSALELKGFLYGLTIVLFLRFEPDGLMGIYREYKNRWVNWPFRY, encoded by the coding sequence ATGCGGACAGGTGTCTTTCAAGAGAGCTATGGCGAGCTGATCTCGCTGATCCGCAACCCGACGCAGGCCTATTGGACTTGGGCGTTGGTCATCATGTCGCTGGCGGCGCCGTTCGTGTTGAGCAATCACGTGACGTCGCTGGTCAACGGTATGTTAATTACCGCGATCGGGGTAATTGGCCTGAACCTTCTGACCGGTACGACGGGCCTGATTTCCTTCGGTCAGGCCGGGTTTCTTGCGGTGGGCGGCTATACTGCGGCCATCCTCTCGGCAGATTACAACATGCCGCTGTGGTTGTGCCTTCCGGCGGGCGCTCTGGCGGCGGGGGCTTTCGGGCTGTTGGTCGGGATACCATCGCTGCGCCTGAAGGGGCTGTATCTGGCGATCACTACGCTCGCATTTACCATCATCATTACCCATGTCATCCTCAGCGCCGAAAGCATCACGCATGGGTCGTCTGGCATCTCGACACCCAAGCCGGCGATCTTCGGCATGGTGCTGGATACCGATAAGTCGTTTTACTACCTGATCCTGGCGGTTCTGACGCTGGCCGTCCTGGGGTCGGCCAACATCAAGCGCAGCCGCATCGGCCGTGCCTTTCTGGCGATACGGGAACAGGATATCGCAGCGCGCGCGATGGGCGTCCCGGTGGCGCGATACAAGCTTTATGCCTTTGTCGTCAGTTCTTCTTACGCGGGCGTGGCCGGGGCGCTGATGGTCTATCATATTCGTTTCGTGAACGTGGACAGCTTTAGCCTCGTCATCTCGATCGAAGCTGTGTCCATGATCATCGTTGGCGGCCTCGGGTCCACCGCCGGGGCGGTGATCGGCGTAGTGTTCGTCGTGGGGCTGGCCGAACTCCTGAACTATGCGTTCAGCTCGCTAGGCGGGACGCTCGGGTCGCTGTCGGCGCTGGAACTGAAAGGGTTCCTTTACGGTCTGACCATCGTGCTCTTCCTGCGATTCGAGCCGGACGGGCTGATGGGGATCTACCGCGAATACAAGAACCGTTGGGTCAACTGGCCATTCAGATACTGA
- a CDS encoding branched-chain amino acid ABC transporter permease produces the protein MDYFILLCVSGIAIGVIYGLIGMGYALIFKATSVVNFAQGEVMMLISYMAFAIARSWTLPFWGLLAVCVVLSAVVGLLIERIFIRPMLGQDVFSTVMVTIGLAVMIRALVVMIWGADPLVLPTDIGDSGVEIGLVFLYTSQLYAIGLLALCVIGMWVFLRFSRTGVAMRATAARETTALLMGINVTYVYALAWAIAAVIAGIAGVLLGTIYGLGPDMWTQGLRAFPAVILGGLDSVFGAAISGVFIGLLENMSEGYIGRGLKEISGFLVILVVLMIRPYGLFGTPEIERV, from the coding sequence ATGGACTATTTCATTTTGCTCTGCGTTTCGGGGATTGCCATCGGCGTGATCTATGGCCTGATCGGAATGGGCTATGCTCTGATCTTCAAGGCGACCAGCGTCGTCAATTTTGCCCAGGGCGAAGTCATGATGCTGATATCATACATGGCTTTCGCGATAGCACGTTCCTGGACCCTGCCGTTCTGGGGGTTGCTGGCGGTTTGCGTCGTGCTTTCGGCGGTTGTCGGCCTGTTGATCGAGCGGATTTTCATCCGCCCGATGCTGGGGCAAGACGTCTTTTCAACCGTGATGGTCACCATCGGGCTGGCGGTGATGATACGCGCCCTAGTGGTGATGATCTGGGGGGCCGACCCGCTGGTTCTGCCCACCGACATCGGTGACAGTGGCGTCGAGATCGGCCTTGTTTTCCTGTATACGTCGCAGCTCTATGCTATCGGTCTGCTTGCGCTTTGCGTGATCGGCATGTGGGTCTTCCTGCGGTTTTCGCGCACGGGCGTCGCCATGCGGGCCACGGCCGCGCGCGAAACCACCGCGCTGCTGATGGGGATCAACGTGACTTATGTTTACGCCCTGGCCTGGGCCATTGCGGCCGTCATTGCCGGGATTGCCGGCGTGCTGCTGGGAACGATCTATGGCCTGGGGCCGGACATGTGGACGCAAGGGCTGCGCGCCTTTCCGGCGGTTATTCTCGGCGGCCTGGACTCGGTGTTCGGTGCGGCGATCTCCGGCGTTTTCATCGGTCTGCTGGAGAACATGTCCGAAGGCTATATCGGGCGCGGGCTGAAGGAGATTTCCGGCTTCCTCGTCATTCTGGTAGTTCTGATGATCCGCCCCTACGGGCTGTTCGGCACGCCCGAGATCGAGAGGGTGTGA
- a CDS encoding long-chain fatty acid--CoA ligase gives MDDLNQRFGDGNITLPQLLLHWAVTIPDELAIREKDLGIWNRVTWAEYFAKVRGFALGLHIRGFGRGDRLAIASEDTPEWLYSDIAAQALGGMTVGVYPTNPWRELNYILRHSKSSIIVCGDQEQVDKVLDAEANEGAFPNLKLIVCVDMKGMRSYDRTRLKSFDEVVQEGLDHASGHIEDADFFLDCVNAGKPDDPAVVVYTSGTTGPPKGAVLSHRNLLVASYPLIDQFNLTRNRYSVVCYLPLCHVAERVFSTILSLMIGGAVNFAESIDTVQVNLREIAPQVFLGVPRIWEKLQYRASIRIQDARPMARRIYNWGLDLGQAHFRKIEAGQQLNPVERVKHFVAKILVFNPLKRFMGIDKVHCSFVGGASISPEVVRFFRVIGVPLYQVYGMTESGGLAFFQNADKATVGAAGVPAPGLQYRIAEDGELEIKHPSVFLGYLDNEKATAETIIDGWLQTGDVVEQLDNGEIVIVDRKKSIIITSGGKNITPSEIENALKDSIYISEAIVVGEGRNFLGALLQIDYDTVGKWAQAQGLAYTTFSHLSSLDEVRELIAKEVARVNDAFARVENIRKFVLLKKQLDHDDGELTATQKVRRNVIETRFEAEMAEIYA, from the coding sequence ATGGACGATCTGAACCAGCGCTTTGGGGACGGCAATATCACCCTTCCGCAACTGTTGCTGCACTGGGCCGTTACTATTCCTGATGAACTGGCGATCCGGGAAAAGGACCTCGGGATCTGGAACCGGGTCACCTGGGCCGAATATTTTGCCAAAGTGCGGGGCTTCGCCCTGGGCCTCCACATCAGGGGGTTCGGGCGCGGCGATCGTCTGGCCATCGCCAGCGAAGACACGCCGGAATGGCTGTATTCCGACATCGCTGCGCAGGCGCTGGGTGGCATGACCGTCGGGGTCTATCCGACCAATCCCTGGCGCGAACTCAACTATATCCTGAGGCATTCCAAGAGCAGCATCATCGTTTGCGGGGATCAGGAACAGGTCGACAAGGTGCTGGATGCCGAAGCGAACGAAGGTGCCTTTCCCAACCTCAAGCTGATCGTGTGCGTCGACATGAAGGGGATGCGCAGTTATGACCGCACGCGGCTCAAATCGTTTGACGAAGTGGTGCAGGAAGGGCTGGATCATGCCTCGGGCCACATCGAGGACGCCGATTTCTTCCTCGATTGCGTCAATGCGGGCAAGCCCGACGATCCGGCGGTTGTGGTCTATACGTCAGGCACCACTGGCCCGCCGAAAGGCGCGGTGTTGTCGCACCGCAACCTGCTTGTGGCGTCTTATCCGCTGATAGATCAGTTCAATCTGACACGCAATCGGTATTCGGTGGTCTGCTACCTGCCGCTTTGCCATGTGGCCGAACGTGTATTCTCCACCATTCTCAGCCTGATGATCGGCGGCGCCGTGAATTTTGCCGAATCCATCGACACGGTACAGGTCAACCTACGCGAAATTGCACCACAGGTGTTTCTGGGCGTCCCGCGCATCTGGGAAAAGCTCCAGTACCGCGCGTCGATCCGAATTCAGGATGCGCGGCCCATGGCCCGGCGGATTTACAACTGGGGGCTGGACCTGGGACAGGCGCATTTCCGCAAGATCGAGGCCGGCCAACAACTGAACCCGGTCGAGCGCGTCAAGCATTTTGTAGCCAAGATCCTGGTTTTCAACCCGCTCAAGCGTTTCATGGGGATCGACAAGGTGCATTGCAGCTTCGTCGGCGGCGCATCCATCTCGCCCGAGGTCGTCCGGTTTTTCCGGGTGATCGGCGTGCCGCTCTATCAGGTCTATGGCATGACCGAATCGGGGGGTCTGGCGTTCTTCCAGAATGCCGACAAGGCAACGGTCGGGGCAGCGGGTGTTCCTGCGCCGGGCCTGCAATACAGGATAGCCGAAGATGGCGAGCTGGAGATCAAGCACCCCAGCGTCTTTCTGGGCTATCTCGACAATGAAAAGGCCACGGCCGAAACCATCATTGATGGCTGGTTGCAGACCGGCGATGTGGTTGAACAGCTGGATAACGGCGAAATTGTCATCGTCGACCGGAAGAAATCCATCATCATCACGTCGGGCGGCAAGAACATCACACCGTCTGAAATTGAAAACGCCCTGAAGGATTCGATCTACATCTCTGAGGCGATCGTGGTCGGCGAGGGGCGTAACTTCCTCGGGGCATTGCTCCAGATTGACTACGATACCGTCGGCAAGTGGGCTCAGGCGCAAGGCCTCGCTTATACCACGTTCAGCCACCTTTCCAGCCTGGATGAGGTCAGGGAACTCATCGCCAAGGAGGTGGCACGGGTGAATGACGCCTTCGCACGCGTGGAAAACATTCGAAAATTCGTGCTTCTGAAAAAGCAGCTCGACCATGACGACGGCGAACTGACGGCCACCCAGAAGGTGCGGCGCAACGTCATCGAGACAAGGTTCGAAGCCGAGATGGCGGAAATCTACGCCTAG
- a CDS encoding ABC transporter ATP-binding protein → MSVLLQVDNLVKKFGGVTAVNDVSFPVLKGEIFSLIGPNGAGKTTMFNMISRVLPVTSGTITLDGKDITRTAPHKIASLGMGRTFQNLAVFKHASVVDNILVGRHSHINTSVLGGLIFGPTTRAQERAHRKRVEEIIDFLEIQHVRDMPVGALAYGLQKRVELGRALATEPKLLLLDEMVSGMNAEETEDIARFILDLREELDITVMMIEHDIGIVTDISDHIGVMNFGERIAYGTPDEIRADPRVIEAYLGHKLEEALGAG, encoded by the coding sequence ATGAGCGTGCTTTTGCAGGTCGACAATCTGGTCAAGAAATTTGGCGGTGTGACGGCAGTCAACGATGTCAGCTTTCCGGTCCTCAAGGGCGAGATCTTCAGCCTGATCGGTCCGAACGGCGCCGGCAAGACCACCATGTTCAACATGATCAGCCGGGTTCTTCCGGTCACGTCGGGCACGATCACGTTGGATGGCAAGGACATCACACGTACAGCGCCGCACAAGATTGCCTCCCTTGGAATGGGGCGCACCTTCCAGAACCTGGCGGTGTTCAAGCATGCCAGCGTTGTTGATAACATTCTTGTGGGGCGCCACAGCCACATTAATACAAGCGTTCTGGGAGGGTTGATCTTCGGGCCAACCACGCGGGCGCAGGAGCGGGCGCACCGCAAACGGGTCGAGGAGATCATAGACTTTCTCGAAATCCAGCATGTCCGCGACATGCCGGTTGGCGCTCTGGCCTACGGGTTGCAGAAAAGGGTCGAACTGGGCCGTGCCCTGGCTACCGAACCCAAACTCTTGCTACTCGATGAGATGGTTTCGGGCATGAACGCCGAGGAGACCGAGGACATCGCCCGCTTTATCCTCGATCTCCGGGAGGAGCTGGATATCACGGTGATGATGATCGAGCACGACATTGGTATTGTCACGGATATTTCCGACCATATCGGCGTGATGAATTTCGGCGAGCGCATCGCCTATGGCACGCCGGATGAAATCCGGGCCGATCCGCGTGTGATCGAAGCCTATCTCGGGCACAAACTGGAAGAAGCATTGGGGGCGGGTTGA
- a CDS encoding acyclic terpene utilization AtuA family protein gives MTGRTVRIGCASGFWGDTPEAVGQLVTKGDIDYLVFDYLAEITMSLLARARTKSPEAGYAPDFVQAVAPFLPELKRKGIKVVANAGGVNPRGCREALAKAAEAAGIDISIGVVLGDDLLGRADEIRSRGATELFSGAPFPAKPMSMNAYLGARPIAAALDAGAEIVVTGRCADSAVALGPLMHEFGWKDDDWDKLSQGSLAGHLIECGPQGTGGNFTDWQDVPGWDDMGMPIVEVSEDGSFVMTKTLGTGGLVVPASVGEQMLYEIGDPQRYVLPDVICDWSQVTLEQVGPDRVMVKGARGLGRTDSYKVSATHADGWRAITTLTLAAIDAPAKAERVAEAILTRCRRIFRGRNLGDFRQVSVEVLGAEAAYGANARAQTREVVLKIGVTHDDRDALNIFAGEIAPMAVSSAQGLTGFFAGRPKVQPVVRLFSFLQDKADTPIAVEVDGKDLPVTVATEAVRLDASSAAAVEGREAGPGAVMVRLVELAWGRSGDKGDIANIGILARKPEYLPYIRSALTEETVKDYFEHLCNGPVERFELPGIHALNFLLHDSLGGGGIASVRIDPQGKGFAQMLLDIQIPVPADLAARDGLAEMADADA, from the coding sequence ATGACTGGGCGAACTGTGCGCATCGGCTGCGCCTCGGGGTTCTGGGGCGACACGCCCGAGGCGGTTGGCCAACTGGTGACGAAGGGCGACATCGATTATCTGGTCTTCGACTATCTTGCCGAGATCACGATGTCGCTGCTTGCGCGGGCGCGGACGAAGTCGCCGGAAGCGGGTTATGCGCCGGACTTTGTCCAGGCAGTTGCGCCTTTTTTGCCAGAGCTCAAGCGCAAGGGGATCAAGGTTGTCGCGAATGCCGGCGGGGTCAATCCGCGCGGCTGCCGCGAGGCGCTGGCCAAGGCGGCTGAGGCGGCGGGCATCGACATTTCGATCGGCGTCGTGCTGGGTGATGATCTGCTGGGCCGCGCGGACGAGATCCGCTCCCGCGGCGCGACCGAGTTGTTTTCGGGCGCGCCTTTCCCGGCCAAGCCGATGAGCATGAACGCCTATCTCGGCGCGCGGCCGATTGCGGCCGCCCTCGATGCGGGTGCCGAGATCGTGGTGACCGGCCGCTGCGCTGACAGTGCTGTGGCGCTTGGGCCGCTGATGCATGAGTTCGGCTGGAAAGACGACGATTGGGACAAGCTCAGCCAGGGCTCGCTGGCCGGCCACCTGATCGAATGCGGCCCGCAGGGCACGGGCGGCAACTTCACCGATTGGCAGGATGTGCCGGGCTGGGACGATATGGGGATGCCGATCGTCGAAGTGTCGGAAGACGGCAGCTTTGTCATGACCAAGACGCTCGGCACGGGCGGGCTGGTGGTGCCGGCCTCGGTCGGCGAGCAGATGCTCTACGAAATCGGCGATCCGCAGCGCTACGTCCTGCCCGATGTGATCTGCGACTGGTCGCAGGTGACACTGGAGCAGGTGGGGCCCGACCGGGTGATGGTGAAGGGCGCGCGGGGGCTGGGACGCACCGACAGCTACAAGGTGTCGGCCACCCATGCCGACGGCTGGCGGGCGATCACCACGCTGACGCTGGCCGCGATCGACGCGCCTGCCAAGGCCGAACGTGTGGCCGAGGCCATTCTGACCCGCTGCCGCCGCATTTTCCGCGGGCGCAACCTCGGTGATTTCCGGCAGGTCAGCGTGGAGGTGCTGGGCGCCGAGGCCGCCTATGGCGCCAACGCCCGCGCCCAGACCCGCGAGGTGGTACTGAAGATCGGCGTGACCCATGATGACCGCGATGCGCTGAACATCTTCGCCGGAGAGATCGCGCCGATGGCGGTCTCCTCCGCGCAGGGGCTGACGGGTTTCTTCGCCGGTCGGCCAAAGGTGCAGCCGGTGGTCCGTCTCTTCTCCTTCCTGCAGGACAAGGCCGATACCCCGATCGCGGTCGAGGTCGACGGCAAAGACTTGCCCGTCACCGTTGCGACCGAGGCGGTGCGACTTGATGCTTCCTCCGCGGCAGCGGTGGAAGGCCGCGAGGCCGGTCCCGGCGCGGTGATGGTGCGCCTGGTCGAACTGGCCTGGGGCCGCTCGGGCGACAAGGGGGACATCGCCAATATCGGTATTCTCGCCCGCAAGCCCGAGTATTTGCCCTATATCCGCTCGGCGCTGACCGAAGAGACCGTGAAGGACTACTTTGAGCATCTCTGCAATGGCCCGGTCGAGCGGTTCGAACTGCCCGGCATTCATGCGCTGAACTTCCTGCTGCACGACTCGCTCGGCGGCGGCGGCATCGCATCGGTCAGGATCGACCCGCAGGGCAAGGGCTTCGCACAGATGCTCCTCGATATCCAAATACCTGTGCCGGCCGATCTGGCCGCGCGCGACGGGCTTGCGGAGATGGCAGATGCTGACGCTTAA
- a CDS encoding acyl-CoA dehydrogenase family protein gives MASFRLSSQAHAPKKDTRSSTPLETFSNICLILINRQVAQPSGGSKMNVQAEPGMAALAAIKANYSLTPEQRQIVDHVDRVAREILHPLQEKMDAEEWWPEDLFRQMGELGLLGITAPEELGGSGQNEFTQALVSETISKWNPAVGLSHGAHDNLCLNNILRNGSDEQVRKYVPGLCSGELVGALGLTEPGAGSDALGSMATGAVRDGNDYVINGSKIYITNGPIADVILVYAKTDKAKGAKGISAFIVETDNPGFKVAQKLDKMGFRGSPTGELVFEDCRVPASAMIGAENSGVSVVMSGLDLERAMVASVCVGMAERALELALDYARIREQFGKPIASFQMVQSKLAEIYIEVETARAFGYRALAACVGLPKGAGGRGEIHKLTAAACLYAGEAFNKAVTEACHIHGGSGYMQDTEINRLYRANKLLEIGAGTSEVRKIIIAEELLRA, from the coding sequence ATGGCAAGCTTCCGTCTTTCCTCCCAAGCGCATGCCCCAAAAAAAGACACACGCAGCTCGACACCACTTGAAACGTTTTCTAACATATGTTTGATTTTGATCAATAGGCAAGTTGCGCAGCCATCGGGAGGATCAAAGATGAACGTCCAGGCCGAGCCAGGCATGGCCGCGCTCGCGGCCATAAAGGCCAACTATTCGCTGACGCCCGAACAACGGCAGATCGTGGATCACGTGGATCGGGTTGCGCGCGAGATTCTTCATCCATTGCAAGAGAAGATGGATGCGGAAGAATGGTGGCCCGAGGATTTGTTTCGGCAGATGGGCGAGCTCGGGCTGCTGGGCATTACCGCGCCCGAGGAGCTGGGCGGCAGCGGCCAGAACGAATTTACCCAGGCCCTGGTCTCAGAGACCATCTCGAAATGGAACCCGGCAGTCGGCCTTTCGCACGGCGCGCACGACAATCTGTGCCTCAACAACATCCTCAGGAACGGCTCGGATGAGCAGGTGCGGAAATACGTTCCCGGCCTGTGCTCGGGCGAGCTGGTCGGCGCACTTGGGCTGACCGAGCCCGGCGCGGGCTCGGACGCGCTGGGCTCGATGGCCACCGGCGCCGTGCGCGATGGCAATGATTATGTGATCAACGGCTCGAAGATCTACATCACCAACGGCCCGATCGCGGATGTCATCCTGGTTTACGCAAAAACCGATAAGGCGAAGGGCGCCAAGGGCATCTCGGCTTTCATCGTGGAGACCGACAATCCCGGCTTCAAGGTGGCGCAGAAGCTCGACAAGATGGGCTTTCGTGGCTCGCCCACGGGCGAGCTGGTGTTCGAGGATTGCCGCGTGCCCGCCTCGGCCATGATCGGGGCCGAGAACAGCGGCGTTTCGGTGGTGATGAGCGGGCTCGACCTGGAGCGGGCGATGGTCGCTTCGGTTTGCGTGGGGATGGCCGAAAGGGCTCTGGAGCTGGCGCTCGATTACGCCAGGATCCGCGAACAGTTCGGCAAGCCGATCGCCAGTTTCCAGATGGTGCAGTCGAAGCTCGCGGAAATCTATATCGAGGTCGAAACCGCCCGCGCCTTCGGCTATCGCGCGCTCGCGGCTTGCGTCGGCCTGCCCAAGGGCGCCGGCGGACGCGGCGAGATCCACAAGCTCACCGCTGCCGCCTGCCTTTACGCTGGCGAAGCTTTCAACAAGGCCGTGACCGAAGCGTGCCATATCCATGGCGGCTCGGGCTACATGCAGGATACCGAGATCAACCGGCTCTACCGCGCCAACAAGCTGCTGGAAATCGGTGCAGGCACCAGCGAGGTGCGAAAAATTATCATTGCCGAAGAACTTCTGCGCGCCTAA
- a CDS encoding acyl-CoA dehydrogenase family protein, whose protein sequence is MRNVPDLPTHYLTEEQQALADQASKFFFSEFHHLNAEMDDTDDLSPSIFPKLGEMGYLGLNVAPEFGGAGLDFTSACIITEELSRASAAIGLSHVAHDNLCVNNIYRNANDDLRRKLTCQASATAR, encoded by the coding sequence TTGCGCAACGTCCCCGACCTGCCGACCCATTACCTGACAGAAGAGCAGCAGGCGCTGGCCGATCAGGCCAGCAAGTTCTTCTTTTCCGAGTTTCATCACCTGAACGCCGAAATGGACGACACCGACGACCTGTCGCCCTCCATCTTTCCCAAGCTGGGCGAGATGGGCTATTTGGGCCTCAACGTAGCGCCTGAATTCGGCGGTGCGGGGCTCGATTTCACCTCGGCCTGCATCATCACCGAGGAATTGTCCCGCGCCTCGGCGGCGATCGGTCTGAGCCACGTGGCCCATGACAATCTTTGCGTCAACAACATCTACCGCAACGCCAATGACGATCTGCGGCGGAAGCTTACCTGCCAGGCCTCTGCGACGGCTCGCTGA
- a CDS encoding acyl-CoA dehydrogenase family protein — translation MTEPGAGSDALGSMRTTARKDGDHYVLNGSKIFITNGPIADIVLVYAKTSPEKGAKGISAFIVETDTPGFKVAQKLNKMGFRGSPTGELVFEDCRVPAKNMVGKPDGGVAVTMSGLDLERAIVCFNAMGIARRALEISIDYAKTRQQFGKPIASFQMVQAMLAEMYTEIEAARSLSLRTAAMCEGLEEGEGGRGEIHKLTAAAIFKAAAATSFVLDRAVQIHGGSGYMRDTEVNRLYRTGRVLEVGAGTQEVRKLIISGELLKNI, via the coding sequence CTGACGGAACCGGGCGCGGGATCGGATGCGCTCGGTTCGATGCGGACGACCGCCCGGAAGGACGGCGACCACTACGTGCTCAACGGCTCCAAGATCTTCATCACCAACGGCCCGATCGCCGATATCGTGCTGGTCTATGCCAAGACCTCGCCCGAGAAGGGCGCCAAGGGAATTTCCGCCTTCATCGTCGAGACCGACACACCGGGCTTCAAGGTGGCGCAGAAGCTCAACAAGATGGGGTTCCGCGGCTCGCCCACGGGCGAGTTGGTGTTCGAGGATTGCAGGGTGCCCGCGAAGAACATGGTAGGTAAGCCTGACGGCGGCGTCGCGGTTACCATGTCGGGGCTGGACCTTGAACGCGCCATCGTCTGCTTCAACGCGATGGGCATCGCGCGCCGGGCATTGGAGATATCCATCGACTATGCCAAGACGCGCCAGCAGTTCGGCAAGCCGATCGCCAGTTTCCAGATGGTGCAGGCCATGCTGGCCGAGATGTATACCGAGATCGAGGCCGCTCGCAGCCTGTCGCTGCGCACCGCCGCCATGTGCGAGGGGCTTGAAGAAGGCGAAGGCGGGCGCGGCGAGATCCACAAGCTGACGGCCGCGGCAATCTTCAAGGCTGCGGCAGCGACCTCCTTCGTGCTGGATCGCGCTGTGCAGATTCACGGCGGATCGGGCTACATGCGCGACACCGAGGTCAACCGCCTCTATCGGACGGGGCGGGTGCTCGAGGTGGGTGCGGGCACGCAGGAGGTGCGCAAGCTCATCATCTCCGGCGAACTTCTGAAGAACATATAG